A section of the Tepidanaerobacter syntrophicus genome encodes:
- a CDS encoding amino acid ABC transporter permease translates to MLEYILILMPALLSGLEVTLKVFFFTLILSIPLGILVALGRLSKIKPLVLLMELYIWVMRGTPLLLQIVVIFFGLPIIGITFDRFPAAILAFALNYAAYFGEIFRGGIEAIDKGQYDAAKVLGFSPRQTFVRIILPQMIKIVLPSVANEVITLVKDTSLVYVVGLGELLRAGKIASNRDASLVPLIAVGFFYLALTAILTFVFQKLEKRYSYFR, encoded by the coding sequence ATGCTTGAATACATTTTAATACTTATGCCGGCTTTACTTTCAGGGCTCGAAGTAACTTTAAAGGTATTTTTCTTTACGCTTATTCTTTCTATTCCTTTAGGGATTTTAGTGGCATTGGGAAGACTTTCTAAGATTAAACCTTTAGTGCTGTTGATGGAGCTTTACATCTGGGTTATGCGGGGAACACCATTGCTTTTGCAGATAGTAGTAATATTTTTTGGACTGCCTATTATCGGCATAACTTTTGACAGGTTCCCCGCTGCCATCCTGGCATTTGCTCTAAACTACGCGGCATATTTCGGTGAAATCTTTAGAGGTGGTATTGAGGCTATTGATAAAGGACAATATGATGCGGCAAAAGTCCTTGGATTTAGCCCGCGGCAAACTTTTGTAAGGATTATACTTCCCCAAATGATAAAAATTGTTTTGCCGTCAGTTGCAAATGAAGTAATAACACTTGTGAAGGACACATCCCTTGTATATGTAGTAGGGCTTGGAGAGCTTTTGCGCGCAGGAAAGATAGCATCGAACAGGGATGCTTCTCTGGTGCCTCTTATTGCGGTGGGATTTTTCTATTTAGCTTTGACAGCTATACTTACATTTGTTTTTCAAAAGTTAGAGAAAAGATATTCATATTTTCGATAA
- a CDS encoding amino acid ABC transporter ATP-binding protein: protein MAVLSVEGLYKSFKGKAVLKDITFQLAQNEILAIIGRSGVGKTTLLGCINNLVRCDRGTIIVDGMYLCKDENGTSVYAKPAQILEIRKKVGLVFQNFNLFPHMSVLENIIEAPINVFGASKKEAEGKARELLKMLDLEDKANSYPFELSGGQKQRVAIARACALNPKIMCLDEPTSALDPELREGIALIAEKLAADGMGVLIITHDMNFAKRVAHRVIFMDEGRIVKEAGKEEFFNNIENERIKSFVMMD from the coding sequence ATGGCAGTTCTTAGTGTAGAGGGCCTTTATAAAAGCTTTAAAGGCAAAGCTGTATTAAAAGATATAACTTTTCAACTTGCTCAAAATGAAATACTTGCGATAATTGGCCGCTCTGGTGTGGGAAAAACCACACTTTTAGGCTGCATTAACAATCTTGTCCGGTGCGACCGAGGCACAATAATAGTTGACGGGATGTACCTGTGCAAGGATGAAAATGGGACAAGCGTGTATGCGAAACCTGCCCAAATCCTTGAGATAAGAAAAAAAGTAGGATTAGTTTTTCAAAATTTTAACCTTTTTCCTCACATGTCTGTATTGGAAAATATAATAGAAGCGCCGATAAATGTATTTGGCGCTTCTAAAAAAGAGGCTGAGGGCAAGGCACGAGAATTATTAAAAATGCTTGATTTAGAGGATAAAGCAAACTCTTATCCCTTTGAGCTTTCCGGAGGGCAAAAACAAAGAGTGGCTATTGCCCGTGCCTGTGCATTAAACCCAAAAATAATGTGCCTTGACGAACCTACTTCCGCTCTTGATCCGGAGCTTAGAGAAGGCATAGCATTAATTGCCGAAAAACTGGCAGCCGATGGAATGGGTGTTTTAATAATAACTCATGATATGAATTTTGCAAAAAGAGTAGCACACCGCGTAATATTTATGGATGAGGGACGAATTGTTAAAGAAGCTGGAAAAGAAGAGTTCTTTAACAACATTGAAAATGAAAGAATAAAAAGTTTTGTTATGATGGACTAA